The proteins below are encoded in one region of Mus caroli chromosome 10, CAROLI_EIJ_v1.1, whole genome shotgun sequence:
- the LOC110303755 gene encoding olfactory receptor 6C2-like: MKNHTVTTFILLGLTEDPQIQSLLLIFLLLTYLLNITGNLTIILLTLIDPHLKTPMYFFLQNFSFLEILFTSACIPRYLYNLATGDKTITYGACASQAFFTDLFGVTEFFLLATMSYDRYVAICKPLHYTTIMSTASRRLLLCCWVAGVIIILPPFSLSQNLQFCDSNIIDSFLCDVSPFLKISCSDTWVIEQMVIGCAVLTFITTLFCVVLSYVYIIRTILRFPSAQQRKKAFSTCSSHMIVVSITYGSCIFIYIKPSAKDSVAINKGVIVLTTSIAPMLNPFIYTLRNKQVKQAFNDSIKKIALECQNG; this comes from the coding sequence ATGAAGAACCATACAGTAACGACATTCATTCTCCTGGGACTAACGGAGGATCCACAAATTCAAAGCCTGCTtttgatttttctgcttcttACCTACTTGTTGAATATAACTGGTAACTTGACAATTATCTTACTTACATTAATAGATCCTCACCTTAAAACTCCAATGTACTTTTTCTTGCAAAACTTTTCCTTCTTAGAAATCTTGTTCACATCAGCTTGTATTCCTAGATACTTGTATAACCTAGCAACTGGTGACAAGACCATTACCTATGGTGCCTGTGCCAGTCAAGCATTTTTCACCGACCTTTTTGGAGTAACTGAATTTTTTCTCCTGGCCACCAtgtcctatgaccgctatgtggccatctgcaaacCGCTGCATTACACCACCATCATGAGCACTGCCAGCAGAAGACTCCTTCTTTGCTGTTGGGTGGCTGGGGTGATCATCATACTGCCACCCTTTAGCCTGAGTCAAAATCTGCAATTCTGTGATTCTAACATCATTGATAGCTTTCTTTGTGATGTGTCTCCCTTCCTGAAGATTTCCTGCTCAGACACATGGGTCATTGAGCAGATGGTTATAGGCTGTGCCGTGCTGACCTTCATCACAACCCTTTTTTGTGTGGTTCTTTCCTATGTGTACATAATCAGGACCATTCTAAGATTCCCTTCTGCTCAGCAGAGGAAAAAGGCCTTTTCTACCTGCTCTTCCCACATGATTGTGGTTTCCATCACTTATGGCAGCTGCATCTTCATCTACATCAAACCTTCAGCAAAGGACTCAGTGGCTATCAACAAGGGGGTAATAGTACTAACTACCTCCATTGCTCCCATGTTGAACCCATTCATTTACACCTTGAGGAACAAGCAAGTCAAACAGGCCTTCAACGATTCAATCAAAAAAATTGCCTTAGAATGCCAAAATGGATGA